ACGGCAGCCTCGACGTCACCCTTGGCGACGAAATCGAAGTCCAGATCCTGCCGTTCCGTTTCCGTGGCACCGGCGTTTTCCTCGCCGACGCCGAACTTGACGGGCCCGCCCATCAGGCTCGTTCCGCTTGCGGTCCAGGCAAGCTTGCGTACCTCGTCGGGCTCGGCGGGCGTGCCGCCGACGTACTTCCCGGGGACGGTCATCCCGCCCAGGTAGATCAGGAGATCGGTCTCGTCGACGTCGCGCCACCGATCGGGCTCATCGCGCAGTCCGTCGATCGTGTGGTAGGTGATCCCCTCGCGGGGGACGCCCGCGTCGACAAGCGCTCCCGCGGTGTAGCGGGGGTACGTCGAGATGTACGGCGGCACCCCGAAGTGAGCGGGCTCGTCGACGTAGCCGTCGACGATCGTCACCGACAGCGTCTCGGGGTCAGTCATAGCGGCAGGTAGCGCCTCGAGCGGTAAAACGGTGACTACACGAACGCCCTCCGCAGTCGCGTCGCGTTGTTGCGGCCGGCGACCTGGAAGCCAACGCCCTCCGCAGTCGCGTCGCGACCGCCGTCCCCGTTCGATCCCGCCCGAAATCCCCGACGCACCCACCGTGCCGTAACCCCGACGTTGATGGTCGTGCTGACGGTACGCTCTCGTATGCCACCGACCGAGGAGATCGTCTGCACCGCCGAGGACTGCTTTCTCGACCTCTTCGAGAACCACTACACCTACGACGTTCCCGAGGAGTTCGACGTCTCGGAGCTCTCCTGTCCCGTCTGTGGGGGGACCGACTGTCTGCGGCCCGTCGAGCTCTGATCGGTCGCTGTCGCCGCCGACCCATATTTTTCACGGGCACAATCACTAAGAGCGAGCCGATCGTACCGTTCGAACCTGACGATGACCAGGATCTCCCGACCGGTCGCCGCCCCGTCGTTCGGGCGTCCCCGTCCGAACCGTTCGCGTGGAGGACGGCGCCGATGAGCCTCTCGGATTTCGCGGGTGCGGTGAGCGCGGCCCTCTACCGACAGATCGGACGCGCCAACGGACGCATGCAGCGCCACCGCCCGCTCGCGGTCGACGTCCTCGAGGACGAGACCAGCTACCTCGTCGTCTTCGACGCGCCGGGGGCCGGCCCCGACGACGTCCAGGTCCGCTACCTCGAGGGAACCGTCAAGGTACAGCTCGACCGGTTCCGGCAGTTCCACGACGGCTACGAGATGCGGTTTCCAGGCCGCGGGATGGAACTGGAGGGCGAGGCCGAGCTCCCGGGTGACGCGCTCGTCGAGCCCGACGCGGGAATGGCAACTCTCACCGAGTCGGGCGCCCTGCAAATCGAGATTCCGAAGCGATCAGCCGTCGACGACGTCGATATCGAGGACACGACCGAATCCGGAACCGACGGGATCGCGATCGACGACTAGTTCTCCCGAAGCGACATTCCCTCGGCGACGGAAAACGCCTCGTCCCCGTCGAACCGCGTCGGATCGAACGCGTCGATCCCGTCGCCGCCAAGCACCTGGTCGGCAACGCGCTCGCCGATCGCGGGCGCGCGCATGAACCCGTGGCCCTGGAACCCGGTGGCGACGTAGAGCCCGTCCTCGAGTTCGCCGACCAGCGGGTCCCGGTCCGGCGTCGCCGTACACAGCCCCGCCCAGGCGCGAACGAGGTCGTCGTCCTCGAGGTGGATTCCCGAAACTCGGTGGTCGACGCGCTCGAGTAAGTCCGTCGCGAACCCCGGCGAGGCGTCGCGGTCGTACGCGTCGGGGTCGGCCTCGACGTACTCGGTGCCGTCGCCCGCCAGCACGCCGTCGGCGTGCGGCCGCAGATAGAACTCCGCGGTCGCGTCGTAACACATCGGCTCGGCGAGCTCGCAGTCGGCGACCAGCGCCTGGACGCGGTAGGGTTTCATCGCGATCGCAACTCCCGCGTCCGCGAGCAGCCGTTTCGTGTGGGCGCCCGCGGCGACGAGGACGCGGTCGAACTCGCGGCTGGCGCCGTCGGCGTCACGGACGACCCGTGTGGGATCGGTCCGAACCCGAACGGGCGTCTCCGGGCGCAACGTCGCGCCGGCGCCGTCGGCAGCGGCTGCGAGACAGGCCGTATACTCGGCCGGGTCGGTGTAGCCCGCGGCGCCGGCGATCCCCGCGACAGCGACATCGTCGGTTCGAAACGCCCGAAACCGCTCGGCCAGTTCGTCGCCGTCGACCTCGAGCGCGATCGTCCCGTTTTCCTGCATTCGCGTGATCTGGTCGCGAAGTGCCTCGGCGTTTCGTTCGTCGCCCTCCCGAGCGAGCCAGACGTAGGGACACTCGACGAACGGGAACGTGTCGTCGCCCGACAGCGAGCGAAAGCGCTCGATCGCGTCACTGCCGATCTCGGCGTCAAGCGGGTCGGCGAAGGCGTCGTAACAGACCCCCGCCGCGCGACCGCTCGAGCCGGCCGCGATCGTCCCGCGGTCGTACAGCGTCACGTCGGCCCCCTCCCGGGCCAGGTCGTAGGCCGCGGTCGCCCCGATCGCGCCCCCGCCAACGACGGCCACCTCGAGGTCCCGACCGCGCTCGGTGAAGGCGTCCGCACCGACCGCGAGCTCGGGCTCTCCGCTCATCGGCCATCACGAGGCCAGCAGGCCTCGAGCGGGCGCTCGGCGAGCCAATCGAGCAGCGCGTGGAGCCGATCCCGCCCGGTCTCGAACAGCTGCCGCCCCTTCTCGGGATCGGCCTGGGTCGGTCGCCCGACCGCGCCGCTCTCGGAGAAGTCGATCGTGTCGAACCCGAGGACGGCGCCGTGGATCGACTCGCCCCAGCGCTCGCTCGCGCCGGCCTCGGCGGCCTCGAGCGCGTCGGGTCGCACGAGGTCCTCGCGGAGGTGCCACAGCAGGCTCGACTCCGCCGCGTCGGCGTGGCCGCCGTCCTCGTCGAACAGCTCGTCGGCGAGCTCGTCGACGGCGTCCCACCAGTTCCAGGGCGGGGCGAACGCCGTTCGCTCCTCGCGCAGCCGACGGGCGGCCCGGCGGAGCGCCTCCGAGTTGCCGCCGTGGCCGTTGACTACGACGACCTTCCGGACGCCGTGGGCGGCGAGGCTCGAGATCGTCTCTCGGACGTAGTCCTCGAAGGTCTCCGGGCCGACGTACAGCGTCCCGTCGAACTGGCGGTGGTGTTCGCTGACGCCGACCGGCAGCGTCGGGAGGACGACCGCGTCCTCGCGGTCGGTCGCCGTGTGAGCGAAACCTTCGGCTGCCATGTGGTCCATCCCCAGCGGGAGCGCGGGGCCGTGCTGTTCGGTGCTTCCGACGGGAAGGACGGCGACGTCGGCCGCGTCGACGTCCTCGGCGGCCGCCGTCGTCGTCCGTTCGGCGAGCAATGTCATACCCGTCGGTGGGCGCCGGAGGAACTTATTTACACGGGGAAGAATCGAAAAAGAGAGCGGACGAAACCACTTGGGGTGGTCGAACGCGTCTGCCTGAGTGTGTGTGGTCGTAGTCACGTTGATACCAAACCGAGACACACCGCCGTTTCAGCAATTCTGGAAGACGACCCTCTTATCCCACCCACCACCGTTTCAGCAATTCCGAAAGGTAGACTGCTTGCCCACCCACCACCGTTTCGTGAATTATATCAGTAGATAGTATCACGTTTTCTTTCTTCAGGATCTTGTCTGAAACTCGCGTTACGTCCAGGAAAAGCAGGTAACGCCGCAACAATTGACTCCTTTGATAGCTGTCAAAAGAACCCTGCTGAATATAGAGGATGGATTCAGCACGTAGCTTTTGATTCACCACGTCAGATTGCCGTCTTCATCCCACTGACAAAATGGCGTCTCATCTCTCACGTAGAGTGCTTCAAAGCGTAACTCCTCATCAGAAGTAATCCACAGACCTTTCGTTGAAGCGTTTTCGTGGACGCGCCACGTTTCTTCGGTTGAGAGGTTCAATTCCGAGACTGCGAATTCTCCGGTATATTCTCCAAAATAGTCAGTATTGGAAACAGTAGTCTGACTCCTTGCTTCAATCTTGATCTGCTCATCTATGAGAACCGGGTCATCCAGCAATTTGCCTTCGCTATGTTCATGTTCGATCCGAATATCAATACTCACATCCTCCTTCAGTCGGTTCTTTACCGTCAGTTCTCTCCCTTCTCTGGGAAGCGTTTCCTCTACCTGAAGTTGACTCACTTCCCCGTCTTCTGTAACAGCAGGTTCGTAGTACGCACCACTGTCGGTAATATATGTCGTACCAATATCAATTAACTCCGGCAATAGTAGCTCGTCGGTGGTTTCGTATTTTCCCCCTTCAATCGCGGCAACCGTCTCTTCCTCAGCAGGCTCCGGCAACCGATTGACGGGTGCCCATTCGTGATCGCACACTTCATAATCGCTATACTTGACCTCATTATCACCGCTACTTGTGTTTCCACCATCCTGTTCATCATCGCTTAGACAACCAGCAACCACAGACGTTCCCAGACCTATGCTGGCGAGGAGTTTCCGGCGTTTCATATCAATAATCTTTCAACTACTGTGCAAGTACTTTCTGGTGTGATGATTTCTCAGTGCCTCACGTGTTCAGGATGAGGTCTGATACATTCGCGCTCTGTATTCAGCACGACTCTCTCTCTCTCTCTCAACATCTCGCCTTCCTGATGGAAGTATCCGCATTACGTACGCACGCTCTACGTAACGATCCGACCGACTCAGATTCACGATCCAGAGTGAATAAAAAACCGGACTACCAACTACTGTTACTACCGGGGACTGATTGAGCCCACCCACCTGCGTCTCCTCCCCACTCCATTTTCCGAGAGGAACGCTACTCGTGGGGTCGCGGCGGGAAGAAAACTCCGCGATGACCCGTCGAGAGAATCGTCTCTCACACCTCGGTTCATCACTGTACCACCCATTCGAGAACAGTGTGATTGGACCGCCGTCGTGCCATCTCTCTAGCTAGCAGACTCTATTCTATATTATATACAATACATTTATTAAAGATGCTGTGAAACCACAACCGAAGAGTACGTCGTCGTAGGATGACGCGGAGTACTGGTACTCCGCCACGAGAGTCGAAGATGCCCCTTCGCACACTTGTTCCGTTTTCCCGCCTTTCGCTCTTGGACAGTTGCTCTCAACTGTCCGCTCGATGGTTCACCCTTCCTTTCGATTGGACCAACATGGAGGTACCTCCACTCTTGTACCCGCCGGTATAGTCATGAACCGAAGTGCGTGCCGTGTTCCCAGTCATGAACTGAGGTGCACGCTTTGGACGAGAGGACTCTGCAGAACTCTCAGGTCGGGAATCATGGGGACTCTGACTTCACGCGTAGAACGAGTCTCTCGTCGGATGATGCTATCGAATTCAATATGTTGTATAATTGCTACTATCCTAATTATGAATATTGTTGTGGTCGAGCCTTCCTAAACAGAGGAAGAGTAAGTAACGCTGTGGAAGACATCGAGCGTAGCATCCGCAAGCAACCAACGGGAGCGAATGGCCTTTTTCATCGAAGTTTTTGCACCGAGTGGTTCCACGCTTCGCGCGGAATCCCGAGGCGGAAAAACTTCGGTTCGCATCTCTCCGTAACGATTCGCTGTCAGCAATTCTTGAGAACTGAGATCCGGAGACGGAACGGCGTTACTCGAGGACGCGATCGATCCCTCGCGCGGGGTAGCCGACGACGGTCGTCGCGCCGGCCTCCCGCAGGGCGTCGGTCTGCTCGTTGACCTCTCGTTCGGTGCCGACCAGCGCGTAGTCGTCGACGGCCTTGAGCAGTACCTCGCGTGCGCGCCCGGTAGCGCTCGCGTCGGTGGCGGCGTCCTCGGGGAGCGCGCGGGCGACGGGGCGTCGCCGGGCGACGTAGTCGCCGACGGCGTCGAGGACGGCGTCGTCGTCCTCGGCGAACACCGCGGGTGCGTAGACCGCGAGCTCGCCCTCGAAGCCGGCCGCCCGAAGCGCGCGCAGCTCGTGGGGGGTGGACCGCGAGAGCAGGTCGTACTGGGTCGCTCCGGTGGCCATCGCGATCCGTTCGACGCTTTCGGTGCCGACCCAGGCGTCGGGGTCGTCCTCGAGGGCGGCGCCCAGCCGGGGCGCGACCGCTCGCTCGCGTTCCTCGTCGGTGAGGTAGGCGGGGTGGCCGGCGACTAGCACGCGGCTCACGCTCGCGGGGAGTTCGGCAAGCAGTGAGTCGTCGCCGAGCGGATCGAAGCCGTCGGCCCGGACCGGGGTCGTCACGAGGACGTCGGCGTCGGCCGACAGCGACTCGAGGACGTGGGGCGCCGGGACGTGGTCCCGACCCTCGTAGTCGATCGCGAGCGTCTCGGCGGGGATCGATTCGGCTGCCGAGACCTCACATTCGGTGGGTTTCAGTGCGATGGCGTCCAGTCCGGCGCGGGCGACGGTGCTCGTGGTTAGCATTGGAACGTACTTCGCGCGACGAAAAGACGGCTACGATCGGTGCGGAACTCGATCACTCGTCTGCGCGATCATGGCCGTTCTGGGTGGGCCGCGAGCAAAAAGCTGACGTTCCGCGCAGGGCTTTCCTCACGGCGTCGAGCG
This genomic window from Natronococcus occultus SP4 contains:
- a CDS encoding DUF7388 family protein, which codes for MLTTSTVARAGLDAIALKPTECEVSAAESIPAETLAIDYEGRDHVPAPHVLESLSADADVLVTTPVRADGFDPLGDDSLLAELPASVSRVLVAGHPAYLTDEERERAVAPRLGAALEDDPDAWVGTESVERIAMATGATQYDLLSRSTPHELRALRAAGFEGELAVYAPAVFAEDDDAVLDAVGDYVARRRPVARALPEDAATDASATGRAREVLLKAVDDYALVGTEREVNEQTDALREAGATTVVGYPARGIDRVLE
- a CDS encoding DUF7559 family protein; its protein translation is MPPTEEIVCTAEDCFLDLFENHYTYDVPEEFDVSELSCPVCGGTDCLRPVEL
- a CDS encoding Hsp20/alpha crystallin family protein, encoding MSLSDFAGAVSAALYRQIGRANGRMQRHRPLAVDVLEDETSYLVVFDAPGAGPDDVQVRYLEGTVKVQLDRFRQFHDGYEMRFPGRGMELEGEAELPGDALVEPDAGMATLTESGALQIEIPKRSAVDDVDIEDTTESGTDGIAIDD
- a CDS encoding NAD(P)/FAD-dependent oxidoreductase; translated protein: MSGEPELAVGADAFTERGRDLEVAVVGGGAIGATAAYDLAREGADVTLYDRGTIAAGSSGRAAGVCYDAFADPLDAEIGSDAIERFRSLSGDDTFPFVECPYVWLAREGDERNAEALRDQITRMQENGTIALEVDGDELAERFRAFRTDDVAVAGIAGAAGYTDPAEYTACLAAAADGAGATLRPETPVRVRTDPTRVVRDADGASREFDRVLVAAGAHTKRLLADAGVAIAMKPYRVQALVADCELAEPMCYDATAEFYLRPHADGVLAGDGTEYVEADPDAYDRDASPGFATDLLERVDHRVSGIHLEDDDLVRAWAGLCTATPDRDPLVGELEDGLYVATGFQGHGFMRAPAIGERVADQVLGGDGIDAFDPTRFDGDEAFSVAEGMSLREN
- a CDS encoding creatininase family protein, with product MTLLAERTTTAAAEDVDAADVAVLPVGSTEQHGPALPLGMDHMAAEGFAHTATDREDAVVLPTLPVGVSEHHRQFDGTLYVGPETFEDYVRETISSLAAHGVRKVVVVNGHGGNSEALRRAARRLREERTAFAPPWNWWDAVDELADELFDEDGGHADAAESSLLWHLREDLVRPDALEAAEAGASERWGESIHGAVLGFDTIDFSESGAVGRPTQADPEKGRQLFETGRDRLHALLDWLAERPLEACWPRDGR